The genomic window GAGCTTCAGCCAGCCACCCAGCAGCAGAGctaggcttgctctgttctGTTCAGAGGGATAGTATGTCTTTTAGCCAAGGTGAACATCTTCTGTTGTTACTTATGCCCTAGCTGCAGTATTACTCAGTCCCTCTCCCTTTGGAGATTCAGCAGCATTTAGTAGTTACAGGTTTTCCTCTGTCATATTGGAGGCAAGAACAACAGCAGAAGATCCTGCATTATAACAGCACTTTTGTGGGAGATTTAAGTGTAAGAAAATGTCCTCTGTGTCCTGGGGAAGAAGCAGGAACTCCTCTAGTTCAGCCTCATGACAGTGAGCCCTGGGCATGGTGATGCCAGTGTCACTCATGGGTgtaactgctccttcctctctttctagGGGCTGGAGTGGCTCTGCTGAATGACCATATTTATGTAGTTGGTGGGTTCGATGGAACTGCACATCTCTCCTCTGTGGAAGCCTATAATATTCGCACTGATTCCTGGACAACTGTAACAAGCATGACAACCCCCCGCTGCTACGTCGGGGCCACCGTGCTACGGGGAAGGCTGTATGCAATTGCTGGGTaagaggctgggctgggctggagagGGAGATGCTCTCTGCCTACGTGTGTGCTGGAACAAGTGCAAGTGAGTTTAGGTGACAGATCCTGCTGCTATGTTTCAGGTGGCCTCTCCTTGCAGTTATCTTTCAAGCTTTATGATTGAAGACAAGCCCATGGAGTCACTGTGCCCAACCTAAACAGGCAGCATGATGCGCTGGCCCAGGGCCAAGACAAGCAAGAGAGTGCCAGTGAACAGCAAAAGGGAGCCTACTGTTTGTATCGTTGTTTATGGTTTTATTTCAGGCTATTCCTTCTGTATGCAACTGTGCAGCCTCCCAGGAAGGACTGTGAACACCCCAGCCTCTTCCTTCAGCAGCATCAGTCACATGTAATTTTCTGTCCTTGCAGATATGACGGCAACTCACTGCTGAGCAGCATCGAGTGCTACGATCCAATCATTGACAACTGGGAAGTAGTGACCTCCCTGGGGATGCAGCGCTGTGATGCTGGAGTCTGCGTCCTTCGGGAGAAGTGATCTGGAGGGAGCTTACAAAGAAGAACACTCAAAAAATCCCTGCTGGAGGAAGAGTCCCAAGTGATTTGCAGTGACTGTTCTTGAGAGCTGTGGATGCCGTGAAAATAGGCATCAGAATagcagctttctgtgctgccttAACTAGAGCATGCGCATAAATGTATTATCTCAGCAGTCATTTGAAATCGGGGGCTCTGtgtgaagctggaaaaaaaggtaGTGAAGTGGATCAGGAGAAGCTGCATTCTCTGCTGTTCCTGTGGCTAATTGTATCAGCAGAGCAGAGATGCACCCAGCCCTGGCATCAGCTGGTCTCCTGAATGCTTCCAAGGATGTGTACATACAGCAGCTGAGTGGCGTCTTTGGAAGCTGTAGGAACGTGTGGGTCCTCCATTTGCTCTCAGACATGTGTATGCCTGAGGTTGGAATCCAGCTGCTCTTCTGCTCCAGTTTCAAATCATCTTGTACATACTGAATGTTTTAAACATGCCTCTCAAGAGCACATCAGTGCAGAGCCGAATTGAGTGAGCATGTGATAAGGGGTCCTGCACTGTAGCTGTGTCTGCAAGTTCCTCACAGGTCTTCACACAAAAGGAGTCGCAGATTAATGCTGTCAACTACTGAGACCCAGAAGCCTGCGGCTGCAGGGGGCGAGGAGGGGGGAGAGATTGCCTGGCATAGAAGCAGGTGTGCAGCATTTGTGCTGTAATCGAGGGGCTCAGCAAGGTTTAACACAtcatattttccttgaaaagctTGACTGACCTAGCTGGAAAGCACTGCATTTTCTGGCAGCGGGAACCTTGCTGTGATTCAGCAGTGCCTTTGCTCCCACCCCTGCGGGGAAGTCACTGTGCAGAGGCTGAGGCCCTGAATGTAGAGATGCGATTGCTACTATCAGCATAGAACTTGCTAGTGAGCAACTGGAGTGCTTCCCTAGGCAGAACCAGTGCCCAGTCCAGCACACCCACGTCAGCCTTTCAATCTAGATTATTGAGttgattttccttttatccaggatttttctgctgctggggCCTTTCTGAAGTGACAACTAGGATTCCTTTTTACCCCTTAATTCTCAACTGTTTATTCCCCTGCCTCTTAACTCTACATCCTCTTACACATCCTTTGCGTACCCCATGAATCCCAAGTGCGAGCTTCACTGCTGGCTCACTAGAGCACTCTCTCCTCAGCATGCCTCCTGCCTTGCTGTGTTTCTGGGAGCACGGGCTCTCCTCTGCCGTCAGCTGGGCCCCTCAGTGCCAGGGCTCCACGTAGCGCTGCTCTTTGAGCGTACTGTTGACTCCTTTGCTTGGGGGACAGGGTGGGATCAGGGACGTGGTAGCATGACTTATGCACTTTCAGCCAACGCTCTGAACTTCTGCGTTTGTTCCTATCACACAAGTGTTCTGTGGTTTCATTTCctatgtgtattttttaatgaaaatataaaaaataaagtatttcctGAGCCAGTGGGAGTTGAGCTTCTGTTCTTTGCCCCCAAGAGGTTTGTTTAATCACTGCATTGAGGGTACATCTTTTTTGACTCTACAAAATCCTTGTTAGACCAGGCAGCCCTCTTCAGCTGTCCTTGCCCTACAGATTTCAGTGTACAGTACCAAAGGGCAAGTGCTCCATCCACGTGGTCCACAGCCTACCAGGCCTGGGAGAACTTGCTAACTAGAGATGAATTTGCTGCAAGATCCGCTTGAGAATAGTGTGGCAAAAGGGCTGAGGAAATGAGTCTATGGTAATACTGTTATAAGAGAGAGTTTGCACTTGCAAAAAACAAGTCCTTTGTCCACCACAGCAATATGGAGTAAGCAGAGCACAGTATTAATTTGTCTGCCAATGGTGTAGCTACAAAATGCCATCCTGGTTTCCCCCTCCAAAACCACCTCTTGATTTCAACAAAAACTGCAAGTGTCCTGCCCTTGGCAGCTTCTGATGAGTCTGAACTCACTCCCTACTGCCTGGTCCACTAGCAAAATCCACACCTGCTTCTGTagattttaaataccttttcctgtttttctgataTTATTTCTGATATCTCCAGCTAGAAGTATGTGAggaaccaaaaacaaaaaaagccctgcTTGAGGCAGTGTACACTACACCTGGAAGTACTCACTAATTTCATACACAGATCTGTCTTACCCAGTACACCTCTGTTGCTGGCAAAAAAAGAGGCACATGGAGGGAGAGTTTCCAGGTGACCATGTGGCTCTGGCAGTGAATCTGGAACTGTCAATAGCTCTCCTTCCCGTTCCTGGACCAATCCTGATCTCTTGCAAAGGCCTCCAGTGTCATCCCCAGGAATTCAGCTGCAGAAGCGGCTAATGCTGAACAAATGTGCTCCGTGTGTGGTTCTGCTGAAACTCAGCAGAAGGAACTGCCAGCACCTACACTGGGTCATAGCAGGACATGACACTGTCCACCATGGCCAGCACACCCACGTCAATGTCTTTTGCGGACGAGCTGTGTCAAGGGGGTGTACTTGAAGAAGAGTAGGCATTTCCTGCTAGATAACAAAGAATATAAACCTTGAAAACCATCTGCTGCTGTTCATAGCTGGAAATGGGAACGGTCATAGGCcaatgctgaagaaaaagcagatgggGGTCAAAATGTTCTGCTCGGAAAGATGTTTGTAATTCTCACATACAGCAAGAGTGAAGTTCTCCAAGAACTTCTTAGGAGATAATGCTGAAATGCAGCTATTAATTAAGCTTAAATTTTCAAGACCAGACAGTTCCCACCCAAAAACATTAAGAATTGGCTGAAAACCCCTTTCATTTGGTTGGGTTTTACTTGCTTCTCGAGAAGTTCCAGtgtaaataacaaaataaaggCAAGTACCATGCCAAcaagcagctcagctcagctctgcacagctTTGGCTGGCAGCAATCACGGCTCACAGGCCAGGAGAAGGCAGCATCGTATTGGCCACTAAGCAGGGATGTGGGTCTTGGCAAGAAAAACTTCATCTCAGGTTAATTTCACTAACAGATTGCATCAAAGTAAGACTCACTGCAACAccttcagcttttaatttgaatattaaATGAATATTCAGAGATATTCCTATCCCCAGGGATAGGAAGAGTGtttatttccctctctccccagtCTATCAGGATCTTTCTTCCTTTAGATTATTATCTAAATTAGCAAGTGCAAGAGCATGTAAGAAGAGAAATCGCAGGATTGTAGAATAATTGAGGTGGGGAGGAGAAATCTGATGGTTTCTAATCTATCCTCCTGCTCAGAGGAGATCCAGCGCAGATCAGGTCactcaggaccttgtccagttGAGTTCagagtatctccaaggatggagattcccTAACATTTCTGAGCCCCCTGGTCCAGTGTTGGACCACCCTCAAGtgaaaaactttttctttttaatgaggaTTTTCCACATTCCAGTTTTTGTCCTTTGTTCCTTTTCTATACCTCTTTCTATACTTCTGAGAAAAGACTGTCTCTCTTCTCTACACCCTCCCACCTTTAACTTCAAGGTAGCTGAAGATAAAAGGCCAGGCCCATGGTGCATCTAGCCAGCACTCTGTCTCCAGCAGGGAAAGTAAGAGATGCCATTTAGGCAGAACATGTGAACCAAGACACTGTCTGTGGTATAGTCCCGTTCCATCCAGCCTGCTGGACAGAGGATGTTAAGTGGGGACATCCCTGCCTGGTTCCTTTAGCATCTGTTTATGGTCCCCTGGTCCATGAATTTGTCTAAATCTTTTTGATCCTGCGGATACTACCTGCTTCCACCATCCCCATGCAACTGCAGCAAGTTCACCCCCCACTATGTAAACTGCTTTATGTTGACCTTCTAGACTCATTAACTGCCCCCTACTTGGGGTATTGTGAGATTTGATGAAGAATACTTCTGAGTTCATCTTATCACTACCTTTATGTTTTTGTGACCTCTGCAAGCTTATTCCCCCTCAACCTTCTCCTCCCTGAAGTGATGAGTCGTCCTAAATAACTTCTACAGGGCAATAAATGCCTTCTCTGGCATCCATGTAATAAAAGATGTCATTGTAGAACATAACAAATGCtaactaaaatgttttcaaaccCATGTGCAGAGCAAGGGGTTGTGGATCAGTACAGGCAACATTAGcatgggagggaaggaagataGTGGGAGTCACACACTGGTAAAGCAAGTACAGTAATCTACAGTGCCGTGTCTTCATCATCTTTACAGCGCACGACAGAGCAGGCATCAGAACGGTTGAGAGCTGTTATTCCTACCTGCCCAGCCCAGAAAGTGTCAGAACAGGGGCTGGGATTGCTCTATGACTTCTATTTAGGCTTTTACAAGATCATCAACTTCTACTCTGCCAGCCACAGTAGTGTAGAGCTCTAGAAAAATGAAGCTTCCACGACACTGTGCCTCACTTTGCGCAGTCTGCTGAGACAACAGCCAGGCTGACCACTGAGTCAGAAATGTTGCTCCAGTTGCTGCCTGAACGGAAGTGAAGCTGACTCAAACACGTTAgcggctgctgctgggcacttCATGTTTCTGCACGAAGACTCCTGCTTTGTGGTATCCAGGAACTGCTGAGCTGCAAAAAGTGCACTTTCTGGTGCTGTAGGTGCCAAACACTGTGGAAGGATGATGCACCTGTGGCAAGGGCGGATGTAGAAACTTGACAGCACAACCTCATTTACAGACAAACCTCCTGTTACCTGTGCCTGGCATTGCATAAAGGCAGAGGGAAGCTGAAGACTGTTGCTGGGGATGTGAATCAGAGAAGGCAGAACTGAAGATGCATACAAATGTCTTCCTCTCTGCAAGAGAGAAGTTGCCCCTGTCTCTCTGCAATcttccagcacagcactgccaAGCTCCTTCTACCACCGCCCTTTAGCAGAAGTTACTGTACCTTAGAGGCTGCATGGAAAAAGGGACTGAGGGTAACCCCTCCCTGTTCACATGCACTACCCCTgagagcagcacagctctggCAATAACTAGTAAACTCCTTTGACTACAGAGTCCCCCCTTTACAGCATTTCCTCAGTGAACAGCAAGCAGAGACATTGCTGCTCTTGCTCAGCCATTGGCCAATTCTGTGCCTCCTTCAGGCAAAGGTCCTTCTGCAATTGGTTTCTGCGACTTGCTTTTGAGGAACAGGTGCCCTGAGGCTGCTTGTGGCAGGTGTTGTTGCACAGGACACCCAAGCACACTGCCTGCGCTATGGCTTCACGCCACCCTTCCCGCATCTGctgccctctgagctctgcaagCCCCACTGCAACTTCCAAGGCGCATCCCTACCCAAACCCCAGGCACAGCTCAGGAGCCCAgatctctgtgctgtgctcctgccTTACAAACACTCACGTGGTCCACATGACTCTGTGCAACCGACCGTGCTCAGCTTCCAGCTCCCACAGCAGGGAGCAGTGCTGGGACTGACGAAGCCTTTGACCATCTGCGATTACCAAGCTGGAGTCTGAGCTAAGTGGCTAGGTTGCTGCTGCAACTTTGTATCTCATTTAGTACCTCGAGCTTCAACCCCAGTTCCTGCTCTCAGGAGCAGCCAGCCTGAAGACGGGTGTAGCAGGACAGCAGGCTTTTATATTCAATGGTCAGGAAAAAGCAGCACTCACAGATCTTCTGGGACCTGTTTTACCTCTTAAAGAAACAGTGGACACAGGCAGCAGACCCATTCCAATCTCTCCAACAGTGAAAACATGggaccagcagcagcaagcccCAAGACCTGTGCAAACCCACAGTGCTTCAGACAGGCTCAGTAAAGAACAAGCCCGACAGAGTCATGGCCAGGCAGCTGTGTCGCCCCGCCCCGCGACGGGCCGAACCGGCAGGTAACAAAACAGGGTTTTGCTGCCCACGGTTCGACACCAGCTTATGAAGCAGCCCGATTTCACACAGGAATGGCTGCCTTGGCCCTGCCCGTGCGCTCAGCCCTCGCTGCGCGCCCCTCCGCCGGGAGCCGCCAGCCCCgttcgccgccgccgccgccgcctccacAACCGCCCCACCCTCGGCCCCGCCCGCGCATGCGcaggcgccgccggccgcgctcccctcCCCCGCAGCACCGCCCCCGCGGGCAGTGGCGGCCAGTGCGCTTGcgcggccatggcggcggcCTGCACGGAGAtggagccggcggcggcggcgcctcctcctccttcttctcccGCTCCTGCCGCGCCGGGCTCGGGCGAGCTGGTGTGCGCGCAGGGCCGGAACCTGAAGGCGGTGCTGTGCCAGCGCTGCGGCTCCCGCGTGCTGCTGCCTGGCGCCGCCACCTTCGCCCGCCGTGAGGtaccggggtggggggagggagggaagagcgCTGAGGGCGGTGGCCGTTGGgagggcggggcgggcgggcggtgTGTAGCGCCCCCTGCAGGGCGAGGTGGGTGGGCTGTGCTTCCCcgggggaggggcgggcggggggtgGCACCCCATGAATGGCAGAGTGGGCGGGGCTTAGCGCCCCAGGGGCAGGGGTAGCACCCCATGAATGGCAAGTGGGCGGGGCTTAGCGCCCCAGGGGCAGGGCGGGCAGGGTGTAGCACCCCATGAATGGCAGAGTGGGCGGGGCTTAGCACCCAGGGGCAGGGCAGGCAGGGTGTAGCACCCCATGAATGGCAGAGTGGGCGGGGCTTAGCGCCCCAGGGGCAGGGGTAGCACCCCATGAATGGCAAGTGGGCGGGGCTTAGCGCCCCAGGGGCAGGGCGGGCAGGGTGTAGCACCCCATGAATGGCAGAGTGGGCGGGGCTTAGCACCCAGGGGCAGGGCGGGCAGGATGTAGCACTCCATGAATGGCAGGGTGGGTGGGGCTTAGCGCCCCAGGGGCAGGGCGGGCAGGGTGTAGCACCCCATGAATGGCAGAGTGGGCGGGGCTTAGCACCCCAAGGGCAGGGCGGGCAGGGTGTAGCACCCCATGAATGGCAGAGTAGGCGGGGCTTAGCGCCCAGGGGCAGGGCGGGCAGGGTGTAGCACTCCATGAATGGCAGAGTGGGTGGGGCCTAGCACCCCAGAGGTGGGATGGGCAGGGTTTAGCACTCCATGAATGGCAGAGTGGGTGGGGCTTAGTGCCCCAGGGGCAGGGCGGGCAGGGTGTAGCACTCCATGAATGGCAGAGTGGGCGGGGCTTAGTGCCCAGGGGCAGGGCGGGCAGGGTGTAGCACCCCATGAATGGCAGAGTGGGTGGGGCTTAGCGCCCCAGGGGCAGGGCGGGCAGGGTGTAGCACCCCATGAAAGGCAGGGTGGGTGGGGCCTAGCACCCCAGAGGTGGGATGGGCAGGGTGTAGCACCCCATGAATGGCGGAGTGGGTGGGGCTTAGTGCCCACAGGGGTGGGACAGGCAGGGTGTAGCACCCCATGAATGGCAGAGTGGGCGGGGCTTAGGACCCCCAGGGGGTGGGGCAGGCAGAGTGTAGCATCCCATGAATGGCAGAGTGGGTGAGATGTAGCACCCCCGGGGGCGGGGCAGGCAGGGTATAGCACCCCAAGAATGGCAGAGTGGGTGGGGTGTAATACCCCCTGCAGGGCAGAGTGGACAGGGTGTAGTGCCCTCAGGGCAAGGTGTGATGTGCGTGTTgccccagctcctcctgcctgcCATGCGGAAGAAGGCCGCAGCAGTGGGCGGTGGCGGCAGTGGAGGGGATGTGGTGCGGGAGCACTGGCTGGTGCGCGACATGTTCTCCTTCGAGAACGTGGGCTTCACCCGTGACGTGGGCAACATCAAGTTCTTGGTGTGCGCTGACTGCGAGGCGGGGCCCATCGGC from Rhea pennata isolate bPtePen1 chromosome 25, bPtePen1.pri, whole genome shotgun sequence includes these protein-coding regions:
- the RABIF gene encoding guanine nucleotide exchange factor MSS4; the encoded protein is MAAACTEMEPAAAAPPPPSSPAPAAPGSGELVCAQGRNLKAVLCQRCGSRVLLPGAATFARRELLLPAMRKKAAAVGGGGSGGDVVREHWLVRDMFSFENVGFTRDVGNIKFLVCADCEAGPIGWHCLDDKESFYVALERVAHE